A genomic stretch from Acidobacteriota bacterium includes:
- a CDS encoding transcriptional regulator: MRATSTKPYWFPSCIETHTPRLYHPLDVESLFAVNTKLIPVERTSGSARRQGVPLLDLSRQYATLRKEVLAAVEAVCDSQHYILGPAVSDFETRAAKFLGANFCIGCASGTDAIFLALAAAGIGPGDEVVTTPFSFFATASSITRIGARPVFADIDPNTYNLDPHSVQSLLDHHVRVKAILPVHLYGQCADMDALANIAEQSGLVLVEDAAQAFGATWRGRRAGTLGQLACFSFYPTKNLNAFGDAGAVTTNDEDLAARVRLLRAHGSRQRYYHEEIGWNSRLDSVQAAVLSVKLKYLEKWNRQRQQHAETYAKLFRKAGLGHPDSPVRLPETDPNTSHIYHQYVIRAQRRDELRRFLTDREIGSEVFYPVPLHRQKAFDYLGYGEGSVPIAEAAAREVLALPMFAELRDDELRIVVDAIAEFYS; this comes from the coding sequence ATGCGCGCGACGAGCACCAAACCGTACTGGTTCCCCAGCTGCATAGAGACGCACACTCCGCGTCTCTATCATCCGTTAGATGTAGAATCGCTTTTCGCTGTGAATACGAAGTTAATTCCGGTCGAAAGAACTTCGGGCTCCGCCCGTCGCCAAGGCGTGCCCTTGCTCGACTTATCTCGCCAATACGCAACGCTGCGGAAGGAAGTGTTGGCCGCCGTCGAAGCGGTTTGCGATTCCCAGCATTACATCCTGGGCCCCGCCGTCTCCGACTTTGAGACGCGAGCAGCCAAGTTTCTCGGAGCAAATTTCTGCATCGGGTGCGCCTCGGGGACTGACGCAATCTTTCTGGCTTTGGCCGCCGCCGGCATTGGACCTGGCGATGAAGTCGTCACTACTCCTTTCAGTTTCTTCGCCACGGCGAGCTCGATTACGCGAATCGGAGCGCGGCCAGTGTTCGCCGACATCGATCCGAATACCTACAATCTCGATCCCCACTCGGTACAGAGCCTCCTCGATCACCATGTCCGGGTGAAGGCAATCCTTCCAGTCCATCTCTATGGCCAGTGCGCCGACATGGATGCACTCGCCAATATTGCAGAGCAATCCGGGCTAGTTCTGGTGGAAGACGCGGCGCAGGCGTTCGGAGCGACTTGGCGTGGACGACGTGCTGGAACTCTCGGTCAACTGGCGTGCTTCAGCTTCTATCCTACAAAGAACCTGAATGCCTTTGGAGATGCCGGCGCCGTAACGACGAACGATGAAGATCTAGCCGCAAGAGTTCGATTGCTTCGAGCACATGGAAGCCGCCAGCGCTACTATCACGAGGAGATTGGCTGGAACAGCCGGCTCGATTCGGTTCAGGCTGCCGTTCTTTCGGTCAAGCTGAAGTATTTGGAGAAATGGAACCGGCAGCGGCAGCAGCACGCGGAAACGTACGCAAAGCTCTTCCGAAAAGCAGGATTGGGTCATCCCGATTCGCCAGTCCGTTTGCCCGAAACGGATCCGAACACTTCCCACATCTACCACCAATACGTAATCCGCGCGCAACGACGCGACGAGCTTCGCCGATTTCTCACAGATCGTGAAATCGGTTCGGAGGTCTTCTACCCCGTGCCCCTGCATCGCCAGAAAGCGTTTGATTACCTGGGATACGGCGAAGGCTCCGTGCCGATTGCTGAGGCTGCAGCCCGCGAGGTGCTCGCCTTGCCGATGTTCGCTGAGCTTCGAGACGACGAATTGCGGATTGTCGTGGACGCCATAGCAGAGTTCTATTCCTAG